A stretch of DNA from Cellulomonas xiejunii:
ACCGCAGGCGCGTCGGCGTACTCGACGAGCAAGGCGGGTCAGGTCGCGTTCGCGCGCATGGCGGCGGTCGAGCTCGGGCCGCGCGGGGTGCGGGTCAACACCGTGTGCCCCGGTGCCATCGAGACGAACATCCTGGACAGCACCGAGCAGCGCGACACCGAGGGCGTCGGTGTGCCGGCCGAGTACCCGCAGGGGCAGATCCCGCTCACGGGTGAGAGGTCCGGCGCGTCGCGTCAGGTCGCGGACGTCATCGCGTTCCTCGTGTCGGACGCCGCGAGCCACGTCACCGGCACCGAGGTGTTCGTCGACGGGGGGCAGTCGCTCGTCGCCTGACGGCGACCGTCAGCGGGTGGCCGTGCCACGGTGGCGCAGGAGCGCGTCGCCGGCGGTCACGACGACGACCCCGGCGGCGTAGGCCAGGAGGTCCGTCGCGACGAACGTCGAGCCCAGGACGTACGCGGCCGGCGGCCACGCCGCCACGACGGCCACCGGGACCGGCGTGAGCTGGGCGAGCTCCACGGCGACGCACACGCCGAGGGCCGTCGCCGCGGCAGGTCCCGTCCGCACCGTCGGGACCACGAGCAGCACCAGCAGCTGCACGAGCGCCGCGTACAGGGCACCCCCGGCGAGGTCCGCGAGCAGGTCGTCGCCCCGGGACACGGTGAGCCCCAGGAGGACCACCACGACGGCTGCGACGGCGAGCGGAGCCCGACGGCGCGCGGCGCGGGGGGCGCGCGGCGGCGCGGTCGGCAGCGGCGTGGTCACGTGCGGACGGTACCCGCGGCTCAGTGGATGATCGCGAACCGCTGGTAGAGGCGGCGCAGCGGCCGGGGCGCCCACCAGTTCGCACGGTCCAGGATCGTCATGGTCGCCGGCACGAGGAGCAGGCGCACGACCGTCGCGTCGATGAGCACCGCGAACGCCAGGGCGAACCCGACCTGCTTGATGACGACCAGGTCACCGGCGACGAAGCCGGAGAACACGACGATGATGATCGCCGCCGCCGACGTGATGATGCGCCCCGAACGCTGGAGCCCGAGCCGGACCGCCTCGTCCGTCGGCAGGCCCTCGTCGTGCAGCTCCTTGACCCGCGAGAGCAGGAACACCTCGTAGTCCATCGCCAACCCGAACGCGAACGCGATGACCAGCGCGAGCACGTACGTCTCGATCCCGCCGGTCGACGTGAACCCGAGCAGGCCCTCCAGATGGCCGTCCTGGAAGGCCCACACCAGCACCCCCAGGGACGCGACGATCGACAGCGCGTTCGTGAGCAGCGCCTTGATCGGGATCACGACCGAACCCGTCATGAGGAACAGCAGAACGAGCGTGGCGACCCCCACGATGCCGAGCGCGAGCGGCGCGCGCGCCACCAGCGCGTCGGTGAAGTCGATCTGCGACGCGGCCTGACCCACGACCCACCGGTCGAACGGCGCGTCGACGGCCCGGACCTCCCGCACGACGTCCGCGGCCACCGCACCGCCCGGGTCGTCCGTGGCAGCCCGGACGCCGATGACGACGTACGAGCCCAGCGGAGCCGGTGGGTCGACGGACGCGACGTCGGGAAGCTCGGCCACCTCCTGCGCCCACGCGGTGGCCTCCGCGAGCGACGCCTCCGCGACGACCGTGACGGCCGGTGACGCCGCCGCGGGGTAGTTCTCCTCCAGGTCCGACACGTACTCGCGCTGCGTCGAGGCCGTCGGGAGCAGCTCGAGCCCGCTGATCCGCAGCTCCATGCCCAGGGCGGGCGCCGCCAGCACCCCCAGCAGGGCGACCGACCCGAGCATCACCCACCAGGGGTGGCGCTGCACGCGCCCGGCGAGCGAGGAGAACGCGCCCTCGTCGTGACGCACGTCCGACGCGCGTCGCAGACCGGGGACGCGCGCCAGCAGCCCGGGCTTCGTGAGCCGGCGGCCCGTCATCGTCAGCAGCGCGGGGACCAGCGTCACGGCCGTCGCGACCGCGATGAGCACCACGGCCACGCCGCCCGCCCCGACGGCCCGCAGGATGTCCGGACGGAACACCAGCAGGCCCGCGATGGACACCGCGACCGTCACGGCGGAGAACACCACGGTGCGGCCCGCGGTCGCCATCGTCCGCTCGACCGCGGCCAGCACCGCACCGTCACCGCGCCGCCGGCGGCTGCCCGCGCCGTCGTCGGTGCCGACCGACCGGTGCAGCTCCTCCCGGAAGCGCGAGACGATCAGCAGGCCGTAGTCGATGGACAGCCCGAGCCCGAGCACCGTCACGACGTTCACGACGGACGCGTCGACGTCCATGACGTACGTGAGCCCCAGCAGCGCACCCAGACCGCCCGCGATCGACGCGAGTGCGCCGGCCATCGGCATCGCCGCGGCGAGAAACCCGCCGAAGACGACCACCATGATGAGCAGCGCGATCGGCAGCGCGACGACCTCACCCGTGCGCAGGTCCTCCTCGGCCTGCTCCGTGATCTCGTCGACGATCAGGTGCTCGGCACCGACGACCCCCTCGACGTCGGGCGCCACCGTGCGCAGGTCGTCGGGCACGTCGCGCAGCCGCTGCTCGACGGCGTCGAGCGCCGCGGCCTGCGCGTCGGAGGAGAGGTCGGGCTCCAGCTCCACGACCACGAGGAACCCCTGGCCGTCACGGGCGAGCAACGGGGCCGCCGCCGGGTTCTCGACACCGCCGGGCAGCACGAGGGGGTCGATGACCGACACGACCCCGTCGACGCCCGCGAGGTCCGCGCGCACGGGCTCGAGCGCGGGCCCCAGCTCCGGGTCGGCCGGGTCGAGGCCCGACAGGACGAGGTTCACGCTCGGGCCGGTCGTCCGCTCGTCGGCGAGGATCTGCTGCCCGCGGGTCGACTCGGCGCCCGGCACCCCCGGCGCACCGGTCGCGACGCGGTCGAACAGGTTCTCACCGTGCAGGCCCTGCACGGCCAGGGCGTAGCCCAGAGCCGTGAGCACCAGCCAGACGACGACCGTCAGACGCGGGTGGTGGGCGACGGAGCGACCCAGGCGTGCGAACACGCTGGCCATGCTCGCAGGTCGTCGGGGCCCGGCGCATGTCACGGGAACGGTTCGCGCTGTCGCGCGGCGCCGTGACCACGCGACGGGCACCCCACGGCGGTGCGTAGGCTCGCAGGCATGGACCTGTTCGACGCGGTCTCCTCGACCGCGCAGGGGCTGCCCGCACCCGCGGCCGGCGCCCCCCTCGCCGTGCGCATGCGGCCCCGCACCCTCGCCGAGGTGGCCGGGCAGGGGCACCTGCTCGTCCCCGGGTCCCCCCTGCGCAGGCTCGTCGAGCCGGCCGAGGAGAGTGCCCGTCGTGCCGTGCCGTCGTCGGTCGTCCTGTGGGGTCCGCCGGGCACGGGCAAGACCACGCTCGCCTACCTCGTGGCCAGCACGTCCGGACGCCGGTTCGTCGAGCTGTCCGCCGTCACCGCGGGCGTCAAGGACGTCCGCGCCGTCGTCGACGACGCACGACGACGTCTCGCCGCCGACGGCTCCGAGACCGTGCTGTTCATCGACGAGGTGCACCGCTTCACCAAGGCGCAGCAGGACGCCCTGCTGCCGAGCGTCGAGAACCGCTGGGTCACGCTCGTGGCCGCGACCACCGAGAACCCCTCCTTCTCGGTCAACTCGCCGCTGCTGTCCCGCTCGCTGCTGCTTACCCTGCAGCCGCTGACCACCGACGACGTGCGTGTGCTGGTCGAACGCGCGGTCCGGGACGAGCGGGGCCTGGCCGGCTCCGTCACGCTCGACGACGACGCCATGGACCACCTGCTGCGGCTCGCCGGCGGGGACGCGCGCAAGGCGCTGACGATCCTCGAGGCCGCCGCGGGCGCGGGCCTGTCCGACCGCGGCCCCGTCCACGACGCCACGACCCCGGTCACCGTCGACCTGGCCACGGTGGAGCGCGCGATCGACGTGGCCGCGGTCCGCTACGACCGGGACGGCGACCAGCACTACGACGTCATCAGCGCCTTCATCAAGTCCATGCGCGGCTCCGACGTCGACGCCTCCCTGCACTACCTCGCGCGCATGGTCGCGGCGGGGGAGGACCCCCGCTTCATCGCCCGCCGCGTGGTCATCGCCGCGGCCGAGGAGGTCGGCATGGCCGACCCGAGCGCGCTGCAGACCGCCGTCGCCGCAGCCCAGGCCGTCGCGCTCATCGGGATGCCCGAGGCGCGGATCATCCTCGCCGAGGCCGTCGTGCACGTGGCCACGGCCCCCAAGTCCAACGCGGCCTACGTCGGGATCGACCGCGCGCTCGCGGACGTGCGCGCCGGGCGCATCGGCACGGTGCCGCCCCACCTGCGGGACGCGCACTACGGGGGTGCGCAGGGTCTGGGCCACGGCAAGGGCTACCGCTACGCGCACGACGCGCCGCACGCGGTCGCG
This window harbors:
- a CDS encoding DUF2809 domain-containing protein translates to MTTPLPTAPPRAPRAARRRAPLAVAAVVVVLLGLTVSRGDDLLADLAGGALYAALVQLLVLLVVPTVRTGPAAATALGVCVAVELAQLTPVPVAVVAAWPPAAYVLGSTFVATDLLAYAAGVVVVTAGDALLRHRGTATR
- a CDS encoding replication-associated recombination protein A, whose protein sequence is MDLFDAVSSTAQGLPAPAAGAPLAVRMRPRTLAEVAGQGHLLVPGSPLRRLVEPAEESARRAVPSSVVLWGPPGTGKTTLAYLVASTSGRRFVELSAVTAGVKDVRAVVDDARRRLAADGSETVLFIDEVHRFTKAQQDALLPSVENRWVTLVAATTENPSFSVNSPLLSRSLLLTLQPLTTDDVRVLVERAVRDERGLAGSVTLDDDAMDHLLRLAGGDARKALTILEAAAGAGLSDRGPVHDATTPVTVDLATVERAIDVAAVRYDRDGDQHYDVISAFIKSMRGSDVDASLHYLARMVAAGEDPRFIARRVVIAAAEEVGMADPSALQTAVAAAQAVALIGMPEARIILAEAVVHVATAPKSNAAYVGIDRALADVRAGRIGTVPPHLRDAHYGGAQGLGHGKGYRYAHDAPHAVATQQYLPDDLAGTRYYEPSDRGFERSVGERLTRIRSILDPSQGPTVGEGPGRSPVPGPDDVGGSVVG
- a CDS encoding MMPL family transporter; this encodes MASVFARLGRSVAHHPRLTVVVWLVLTALGYALAVQGLHGENLFDRVATGAPGVPGAESTRGQQILADERTTGPSVNLVLSGLDPADPELGPALEPVRADLAGVDGVVSVIDPLVLPGGVENPAAAPLLARDGQGFLVVVELEPDLSSDAQAAALDAVEQRLRDVPDDLRTVAPDVEGVVGAEHLIVDEITEQAEEDLRTGEVVALPIALLIMVVVFGGFLAAAMPMAGALASIAGGLGALLGLTYVMDVDASVVNVVTVLGLGLSIDYGLLIVSRFREELHRSVGTDDGAGSRRRRGDGAVLAAVERTMATAGRTVVFSAVTVAVSIAGLLVFRPDILRAVGAGGVAVVLIAVATAVTLVPALLTMTGRRLTKPGLLARVPGLRRASDVRHDEGAFSSLAGRVQRHPWWVMLGSVALLGVLAAPALGMELRISGLELLPTASTQREYVSDLEENYPAAASPAVTVVAEASLAEATAWAQEVAELPDVASVDPPAPLGSYVVIGVRAATDDPGGAVAADVVREVRAVDAPFDRWVVGQAASQIDFTDALVARAPLALGIVGVATLVLLFLMTGSVVIPIKALLTNALSIVASLGVLVWAFQDGHLEGLLGFTSTGGIETYVLALVIAFAFGLAMDYEVFLLSRVKELHDEGLPTDEAVRLGLQRSGRIITSAAAIIIVVFSGFVAGDLVVIKQVGFALAFAVLIDATVVRLLLVPATMTILDRANWWAPRPLRRLYQRFAIIH